The genome window TGTTTTATTTCGGTCATGGATGTCACAAGATCCGCTGTTTCCACCAGCCAATCCGGGGCATCACGGCCTGAAAGCACGAGATGTTTGTCCTGCTGGCGCGTGCGGGCAAGCAGGTCTTCCACTTCCTCGCGTAAAAGAATGCCAGAGCCAAGAGCATACAGGCTTTCGTCCAGCACCAGCATATCCACTTCAAGCAGTTGCTCCCGCGCCCAGTCAAGCACACGCAGGGCGGCTTCGCGGTGGGCGGGGCGTTCTTCGTCGCGGCGTAAAAAGCCGAGGCCCCCCGCCAGAAAACGCGGCCCCAGCCATTGAGCCAGCATTGTCTGCTCCCCGGCCTGTCCGTCGCGCTTCATAAACTGCCCAAAGGCCACCTTCATGCCCTGACCCATCGCACGCACAGTCTGGCCTGTGCAGGCGCTGGTTTTTCCTTTGCCATCACCAGTGTAAACAAGAATCATCAGGTCCATACTCCGGGCAGGGTTGTGTGGCAGGAAG of Desulfovibrio intestinalis contains these proteins:
- a CDS encoding cob(I)yrinic acid a,c-diamide adenosyltransferase, whose protein sequence is MILVYTGDGKGKTSACTGQTVRAMGQGMKVAFGQFMKRDGQAGEQTMLAQWLGPRFLAGGLGFLRRDEERPAHREAALRVLDWAREQLLEVDMLVLDESLYALGSGILLREEVEDLLARTRQQDKHLVLSGRDAPDWLVETADLVTSMTEIKHPWRAGIKAAPGIEY